One genomic window of Mercenaria mercenaria strain notata chromosome 2, MADL_Memer_1, whole genome shotgun sequence includes the following:
- the LOC123563925 gene encoding cadherin-99C-like, which translates to MYRRNTCFMKKDMCTFHLKLNSRHDFFLQYEVDITTITLTVTYRGNTVDVFISVTPVNEFAPVFINNPYNITLPESTRVGTVVYKLKPKVQDKDVGGVHDFYFQIHPYSLNDYDGSAFFSIPASSTGNITLTKPLDFDTMAKNTRFLNLSVADGQSADSKTNQTTLQVNIYDADDQVPYFEYPNCPAPCPAPAFVSVTHLAYTGPLEITPPLKGKDDDTLGTYLLYSIKIGNKNNLFTMDQSTGGITLRTSVAAANLPDTEFRLVIEVRKNLQNIDLSSVAVLNVKVWERWQNDNNYQGNESTCDNDKVHQGNESTSDNDKEYQGNESTSDHSSGQNDVSAYKTAVIILAVALAIVTTVLFVVIVMYMFLRRTKQHTDTELHSNYQDLSPHHLRNGGVYS; encoded by the exons ATGTACAGAAGAAAcacttgttttatgaaaaaagatATGTGTACGTTTCATTTGAAGTTAAATTCTAgacatgatttttttcttcagtatGAAGTTGACATTACAACGATTACCCTGACAGTTACTTACAGAGGAAATACG GTAGATGTGTTCATAAGTGTGACGCCAGTGAATGAATTCGCTCCAGTATTTATAAACAATCCTTACAATATCACATTACCAGAG TCCACGCGGGTTGGCACTGTGGTATACAAACTGAAGCCAAAAGTTCAAGATAAAGATGTGGGAGGTGTTCATGACTTTTATTTCCAAATTCATCCATACAGTTTAAATGAC tacgACGGTTCTGCCTTTTTCAGTATTCCTGCTTCTTCAACAGGAAATATTACTCTAACAAAACCGCTTGATTTTGACACAATGGCAAAGAATACCCGTTTCCTGAACCTTAGTGTAGCG GATGGCCAATCAGCTGACTCAAAAACAAATCAGACCACATTGCAAGTAAATATCTATGATGCAGACGACCAAGTACCGTATTTCGAGTATCCAAATTGTCCAGCGCCGTGTCCAGCACCGGCATTTGTGTCTGTAACGCATCTGGCGTACACG GGTCCGTTGGAGATCACACCACCACTGAAGGGAAAAGATGATGACACTCTTGGGACTTATTTACTTTATTCTATAAAGATTG GTAACAAGAATAATTTATTTACCATGGACCAAAGCACAGGTGGTATCACGCTAAGAACTTCTGTTGCTGCAGCTAATCTACCGGACACAGAGTTTAGGCTCGTTATTGAG GTAAGAAAAAACCTACAAAACATTGACCTCTCATCCGTTGCCGTCCTGAATGTGAAAGTCTGGGAACGTTGGCAAAATGACAACAACTATCAAGGAAATGAATCAACATGTGACAATGACAAAGTACATCAAGGAAATGAATCAACAAGTGACAATGACAAAGAATATCAAGGAAATGAATCAACAAGTGACCACAGCAGCGGGCAAAATGATGTATCCGCctataaaactgctgttattatTCTTGCCGTAGCTCTTGCAATTGTTACTACTGTTCTTTTTGTTGTGATTGTAATGTACATGTTTCTACGCAGGACAAAACAGCACACAGACACAGAACTGCACAGCAATTACCAAGATCTGTCTCCTCATCATTTGCGAAATGGTGGTGTTTATTCTTGA